A stretch of Myxococcus hansupus DNA encodes these proteins:
- a CDS encoding Fur family transcriptional regulator, giving the protein MGAKRSAVQPKLAEFQDRIRSAGLRSTAPRVAVLRELEDATSPMSHADLVDALGDEGYDRVTIYRNLTDLTEAGLVVRADLGDHVWRFELKRAGEEHGGNHPHFTCTDCGTVACLPEESVRIASSKGVPRAVSQRAVEVQLRGLCDGCN; this is encoded by the coding sequence ATGGGAGCAAAGAGAAGCGCCGTGCAGCCGAAGCTCGCCGAGTTCCAGGACCGGATTCGTTCCGCCGGCCTGCGCAGCACCGCGCCGCGCGTGGCCGTGCTGAGGGAGCTGGAGGACGCCACGTCGCCAATGAGCCATGCGGACCTGGTGGACGCCCTGGGCGATGAGGGCTACGACCGGGTGACCATCTACCGCAACCTCACGGACCTCACCGAAGCGGGGCTCGTGGTGCGCGCGGACCTGGGCGACCACGTCTGGCGCTTCGAGCTGAAGCGCGCGGGCGAGGAGCACGGCGGCAACCACCCGCACTTCACCTGCACCGACTGCGGCACGGTGGCCTGCCTGCCGGAGGAGTCGGTTCGCATCGCGTCGTCGAAGGGCGTGCCCCGCGCCGTGTCACAGCGCGCGGTGGAAGTGCAGTTGCGCGGCCTGTGCGACGGCTGCAACTGA
- a CDS encoding DUF1624 domain-containing protein, with product MPHSLQLHPSADTTATSPETARAKGRRVVSIDALRGFVMALMIVDHVREFFYLHAQVSDPVDVATTPPSLFFTRMAAHLCAPVFVILTGVAAWLYGQRHGGRRAASSFLFKRGLFLLVLELTVINFAWTFTLVPPTYYFQVIGAIGVSMMVLAALLHLPRPTLLTFALVVIFGHNLLGPIHFEAGEPGHALWALLHDRGFIALPWGAQLKTSYPVLPWLGVIALGFAVGPWFSSQVAPEVRRKRLWLSAASSVGLFVLLRLINIYGEPLPWTPGTTALETAMSFVNLTKYPPSLDFLLLTLGAGAALLALLNDAPDSVTRTLVVFGAAPLFFYVVHLYLLHALNKLALAAFGPNQGALFSLPGVGAVWTLALLATVPMWFACRAFASLKARSASPWMSYL from the coding sequence ATGCCCCACTCCCTTCAGCTTCATCCCTCCGCGGATACCACCGCCACCTCGCCCGAAACGGCGCGCGCCAAGGGTCGCCGCGTCGTCAGCATCGACGCGCTGCGAGGGTTTGTCATGGCGCTGATGATCGTCGACCACGTGCGGGAGTTCTTCTACCTGCACGCCCAGGTCAGCGACCCGGTGGACGTCGCCACGACGCCCCCGAGCCTCTTCTTCACGCGAATGGCCGCGCACCTGTGCGCGCCGGTGTTCGTCATCCTCACCGGTGTGGCCGCGTGGCTTTACGGTCAGCGGCACGGTGGACGCCGCGCGGCCTCCAGCTTCCTGTTCAAGCGCGGGCTCTTCCTGCTGGTGCTCGAACTGACGGTCATCAACTTCGCCTGGACCTTCACGCTCGTCCCCCCGACGTATTACTTCCAGGTCATCGGCGCGATTGGGGTGTCCATGATGGTGCTGGCGGCCCTGCTCCACCTGCCGCGCCCGACCCTGCTCACCTTCGCGCTGGTGGTGATTTTCGGCCACAACCTGCTGGGCCCCATCCACTTCGAGGCCGGTGAGCCCGGGCACGCGCTCTGGGCCCTGCTGCATGACCGCGGCTTCATCGCCCTCCCCTGGGGCGCGCAGCTCAAGACCTCCTATCCGGTGCTGCCGTGGCTGGGCGTCATCGCCCTGGGCTTCGCGGTGGGGCCGTGGTTCTCCTCCCAGGTCGCGCCCGAGGTCCGGCGGAAACGCCTGTGGCTGTCCGCGGCCAGTTCGGTGGGCCTCTTCGTGCTGCTGCGGCTCATCAATATCTACGGCGAGCCGCTCCCATGGACACCCGGCACGACGGCCCTGGAGACGGCCATGTCCTTCGTCAATCTGACGAAGTACCCGCCGTCGCTCGACTTCCTGCTGCTGACGCTCGGCGCGGGTGCGGCGCTGCTGGCGCTATTGAACGACGCGCCCGACTCCGTGACGCGCACCCTGGTGGTGTTCGGCGCCGCGCCGCTGTTCTTCTACGTCGTCCACCTGTACCTGCTGCACGCGCTGAACAAGCTCGCGCTGGCGGCCTTCGGGCCCAACCAGGGCGCGCTGTTCAGCCTGCCCGGCGTCGGCGCGGTGTGGACACTGGCGCTCCTGGCCACGGTGCCCATGTGGTTCGCCTGCCGCGCCTTCGCCAGCTTGAAGGCGCGCTCCGCCAGCCCCTGGATGAGCTACCTCTGA
- a CDS encoding metallophosphoesterase, producing MRLRRLARRDSPLASPANAVRRDAQEDGRNALVARSGADPFRTERRLRWRDHFSLTENVLMLQHMHGAHDGLRVAQLSDVHVGQATSAVRIRRAVEAVNAEKPDLVFLTGDYVTHSPKPLPRVRELLAGIEGPVFVVMGNHDHWVNAPYLRESFERLGYTVLQNEHRQVHVKGAPVTVLGIDDGLTGRDDVEATFRGAPVSGTRLVLAHTPPTADKLPAHAGLVQFSGHTHGGQFVVRGLTEAIFRRAGQPYIRGHYHVNGNQLYVNRGLGFGFGGPYLRRGSEPEVAFFTLRQAAVSAG from the coding sequence ATGCGCCTGAGACGCCTCGCCCGCCGTGACTCCCCCCTGGCCTCACCGGCCAACGCCGTCCGGCGGGACGCGCAGGAAGACGGGCGCAACGCGCTGGTGGCTCGCAGCGGCGCCGACCCCTTCCGCACCGAGCGGCGCCTGCGCTGGCGGGACCATTTCTCCCTCACGGAGAACGTGCTGATGCTCCAGCACATGCACGGGGCGCATGACGGTTTGCGCGTCGCGCAACTGTCGGACGTGCACGTGGGCCAGGCGACGTCCGCGGTGCGCATCCGCCGCGCGGTGGAGGCGGTCAACGCGGAGAAGCCGGACCTGGTGTTCCTCACCGGCGACTACGTCACGCACAGCCCCAAGCCGCTGCCGCGCGTGCGCGAGCTGCTGGCCGGCATCGAAGGGCCCGTCTTCGTCGTGATGGGCAACCATGACCACTGGGTGAACGCGCCCTACCTGCGCGAGTCCTTCGAGCGGCTGGGCTACACGGTCCTCCAGAACGAGCACCGGCAGGTGCACGTGAAGGGCGCGCCGGTGACGGTGCTGGGCATCGACGACGGGCTCACGGGCCGTGACGACGTGGAGGCCACCTTCCGCGGGGCGCCGGTGTCGGGCACGCGGTTGGTGCTGGCGCACACGCCGCCCACGGCGGACAAGCTCCCGGCGCACGCGGGGTTGGTGCAGTTCTCCGGTCACACGCACGGCGGCCAGTTCGTGGTGCGCGGCCTGACGGAGGCCATCTTCCGCCGCGCGGGCCAGCCGTACATCCGCGGCCACTACCACGTGAATGGCAACCAGTTGTACGTGAACCGGGGCCTGGGCTTCGGCTTCGGCGGGCCGTATCTGCGCCGGGGCAGCGAGCCGGAGGTGGCCTTCTTCACGCTGCGCCAGGCGGCTGTCAGCGCGGGGTAG
- a CDS encoding response regulator transcription factor, which produces MSITSAGTEHRPSLLLVDDDATLRERLARAFRERGWDVTTAGDYDEALAAARRDSPEYAVVDLRMPGRNGLEVVRDLLTVDASTRVIVLTGYGSIATTVDAIRLGAVNYLPKPADVDDVLAAFARASGEPSVATPESFEAPSLARAEWEHINRVLADCAGNISEAARKLGIHRRSLQRKLQKYPPSR; this is translated from the coding sequence ATGAGCATCACGAGCGCGGGCACCGAGCACCGCCCCAGTCTGCTGCTGGTGGACGACGACGCCACCTTGCGCGAGCGGCTGGCGCGCGCCTTCCGGGAGCGTGGCTGGGACGTCACCACCGCCGGGGACTACGACGAGGCGCTCGCCGCCGCGCGCCGCGACTCGCCCGAGTACGCCGTCGTGGACCTGCGCATGCCGGGCCGCAACGGCCTGGAGGTGGTGAGGGACCTGCTGACGGTGGATGCCTCCACGCGCGTCATCGTCCTCACGGGGTACGGGAGCATCGCCACCACGGTGGATGCCATCCGGCTGGGCGCGGTGAACTACCTGCCGAAGCCCGCGGACGTGGATGACGTGCTGGCGGCGTTCGCGCGTGCGTCCGGCGAGCCCTCCGTGGCGACGCCGGAGAGCTTCGAGGCGCCGTCCCTGGCGCGCGCGGAGTGGGAGCACATCAACCGCGTGCTCGCGGACTGCGCCGGCAACATCTCCGAGGCCGCGCGCAAGCTGGGCATCCACCGGCGCTCGCTCCAGCGCAAACTCCAGAAGTACCCACCTTCTCGCTGA
- a CDS encoding PAS domain-containing sensor histidine kinase, with protein MELSELMATVPLGMAVIDPELRFVEVSEAMAAMHGASREAHLGQLMTDVLRAEPSAADVVRRVRRVLETGVALEGVEIIHRESGTHGERTRVYRASYHPVRRDGAVVAACIYVEDMTERRRVEAQRDAGAARERTVREQALRETQEAVRARDEFLSVAAHELRTPLTSLRLHLQLLLRQVAGTSAEPPAELAPRARVLDRQLSRLAGLVNTLLDVSRLAAGRLSLEPRELDLAQVVRQMAEAFSEEFSRSGSTLSLHVDGPLLGEWDSLRLEQVLVNLLSNAVKYGEGRPVEVSLVGEGPTAVLAVKDQGIGISEDGMARLFGKFERAVSERHYGGLGLGLYITRQIVEAMGGSITVRSAQGKGSTFILRLPTRPPAPKKAAAGAR; from the coding sequence GTGGAGCTGTCGGAGCTCATGGCCACCGTGCCGCTGGGCATGGCCGTCATCGACCCCGAGCTGCGCTTCGTCGAGGTCAGCGAGGCCATGGCCGCCATGCACGGCGCGTCACGCGAGGCCCACCTGGGCCAGCTCATGACGGACGTGCTGCGCGCCGAGCCCTCCGCCGCCGACGTGGTGCGCCGCGTCCGCCGCGTCCTGGAGACGGGCGTGGCGCTGGAGGGCGTGGAGATCATCCACCGCGAATCCGGCACCCACGGCGAGCGCACCCGTGTCTACCGGGCGAGCTACCATCCGGTCCGCCGCGACGGCGCCGTGGTCGCCGCGTGCATCTACGTGGAGGACATGACGGAGCGCCGCCGCGTGGAGGCCCAACGCGACGCGGGAGCCGCCCGGGAGCGCACGGTGCGCGAGCAGGCCCTGCGCGAGACGCAGGAGGCGGTGCGCGCCCGCGACGAGTTCCTCAGCGTGGCGGCCCATGAGCTGCGCACCCCGCTCACCAGCCTGCGCCTGCACCTCCAGTTGCTGCTGCGCCAGGTGGCGGGCACGTCCGCGGAGCCGCCCGCGGAGCTGGCCCCCCGGGCCCGCGTGCTGGACCGTCAGCTGTCCCGGCTGGCGGGGCTGGTGAACACGCTGCTGGACGTGTCGCGGCTGGCCGCGGGGCGCCTGTCGCTGGAGCCTCGGGAGCTGGACCTGGCGCAGGTGGTGCGGCAGATGGCGGAGGCCTTCTCCGAGGAGTTCAGCCGCTCCGGCAGCACCCTGTCGCTGCACGTGGACGGACCGCTGCTCGGGGAGTGGGACTCCCTGCGCCTGGAGCAGGTGCTGGTGAACCTGCTGTCCAACGCCGTGAAGTACGGCGAGGGCCGGCCGGTGGAGGTGTCGCTGGTGGGCGAGGGCCCCACGGCGGTGCTCGCCGTGAAGGACCAGGGCATCGGCATCTCCGAGGACGGCATGGCGCGGCTGTTCGGCAAGTTCGAGCGCGCGGTGTCGGAGCGGCACTACGGCGGCCTGGGCCTGGGGCTCTACATCACCCGGCAAATCGTGGAGGCCATGGGCGGCAGCATCACCGTGCGCTCCGCGCAGGGAAAGGGCTCCACGTTCATCCTCCGGCTGCCCACCCGGCCCCCCGCGCCCAAGAAGGCCGCCGCGGGCGCGCGGTAG
- a CDS encoding ATP-binding protein: MTPSLLLIEDPGTTRELQVLALESQGWKVRVAPDVPGALTWLQVEPVRLVVVSASLLVAHGTHLDTLRRVLKEAGALLQVSAFPAEREALASLGLPVERYLGRPLTLGALVEGSRHAFPKDEAHERARPRVLVADDDPVSRKLAQLYLSPFRFELAMAADGAMALDLARRRPPDVVLADALMPGMDGFKLCLELRQDPRLARVPVILTHAVAPDELDLRLAHNVGANGFVRRTQDGDELVGALLRELRAGGPAYTAPPVDLSTEDHLYRMVRQLERRVGLLEQAERTTRESEARYRLVVSGSYDGIWDWDLRGQAFYWSPPLLEMLGLGPEEFGGTFASFLELIHPEDRSDVLSALSSHLERGEPYDVSMRLRHASGTWRSCVSRGKALRDAQGRPVRMAGIIGDVTEQLRMYRETQEAVRARDEFLSVAAHELRTPLAALRLRVQGAQGALRAGLKMGPERLERALEAADRQVQRLSDLVESLLDVSQLQGGAPRLDLEEVDLASVVRDAVSRSEEAAARVGCRLVLSPLAPTPGLWDAARLSQVMTHLLSNALKFGPGKPVEVALESERDVATLMVKDHGIGIAPGRLETLFRRFERAVPVRHYGGLGLGLYRLRRIVEAHGGGVSVDSAPGEGATFRVRLPREGPPAARD; encoded by the coding sequence ATGACGCCCTCCCTCCTGCTCATTGAAGACCCCGGCACCACGCGGGAGCTCCAGGTGCTCGCCCTGGAGAGTCAGGGTTGGAAGGTGAGGGTGGCGCCAGACGTGCCGGGAGCGCTGACCTGGCTCCAGGTGGAGCCGGTGCGGCTGGTGGTGGTGTCCGCAAGCCTGCTGGTGGCGCATGGGACGCACCTGGACACGCTGCGTCGCGTCCTGAAGGAGGCGGGGGCCTTGCTCCAGGTCAGTGCCTTCCCCGCTGAGCGGGAAGCGCTGGCCTCGCTTGGCCTCCCGGTGGAGCGCTACCTGGGCCGGCCCTTGACGCTGGGGGCGCTGGTGGAGGGCTCTCGGCACGCCTTTCCCAAGGACGAGGCCCACGAGCGTGCGCGGCCCCGGGTGCTGGTGGCGGACGACGACCCCGTCTCGCGCAAGCTGGCGCAGTTGTACCTGTCACCGTTCCGCTTCGAGCTGGCGATGGCGGCGGATGGCGCCATGGCGCTGGACCTGGCGCGGCGCCGCCCCCCGGACGTGGTGCTGGCGGACGCGCTCATGCCGGGCATGGACGGCTTCAAGCTGTGCCTGGAGCTGCGGCAGGACCCGCGGCTGGCGCGGGTCCCCGTCATCCTCACGCACGCGGTGGCCCCCGACGAGCTGGACCTGCGGCTGGCCCACAACGTGGGCGCCAACGGCTTCGTGCGCAGGACGCAGGACGGGGACGAGCTGGTGGGGGCCTTGTTGCGCGAGCTGCGCGCCGGTGGCCCCGCGTACACCGCGCCCCCCGTGGACCTGAGCACCGAGGACCACCTGTACCGGATGGTGCGGCAGCTCGAGCGGCGGGTGGGACTGCTGGAGCAGGCCGAGCGCACCACGCGTGAGAGCGAAGCGCGCTACCGCCTGGTGGTGAGTGGCTCCTACGACGGCATCTGGGACTGGGACTTGCGCGGGCAGGCCTTCTACTGGAGCCCGCCGCTGCTGGAGATGCTGGGCCTGGGGCCCGAGGAGTTCGGTGGCACCTTCGCCTCGTTCCTGGAGCTGATTCACCCGGAGGACCGGTCCGACGTCCTGTCCGCGCTGTCCTCGCACCTGGAGCGGGGCGAGCCCTATGACGTGTCCATGCGGCTGCGGCACGCCTCGGGCACCTGGCGCTCGTGTGTGAGCCGGGGCAAGGCGCTGCGGGACGCGCAGGGCCGGCCGGTGCGGATGGCCGGCATCATCGGGGACGTGACGGAGCAGTTGCGCATGTACCGCGAGACGCAGGAGGCGGTGCGCGCCCGCGACGAATTCCTCAGCGTGGCGGCCCACGAGCTGCGCACTCCGCTGGCGGCGCTGCGACTGCGCGTGCAAGGCGCCCAGGGCGCGCTGCGCGCGGGGCTGAAGATGGGCCCGGAGCGGCTGGAGCGCGCGCTGGAGGCCGCGGACCGGCAGGTGCAGCGATTGTCGGACCTGGTGGAGTCGTTGCTGGACGTGTCGCAGCTCCAGGGGGGCGCGCCGCGCCTGGACCTGGAAGAGGTGGACCTGGCGTCGGTGGTGCGGGACGCGGTGTCGCGCTCGGAAGAGGCGGCGGCGCGCGTGGGCTGTCGGCTCGTCCTCAGTCCGCTGGCGCCCACGCCGGGCCTGTGGGACGCGGCCCGGCTGTCGCAGGTGATGACGCACCTGTTGTCCAACGCGTTGAAGTTCGGGCCCGGCAAGCCGGTGGAAGTGGCGCTGGAGTCCGAGCGGGACGTGGCGACGCTGATGGTGAAGGACCATGGCATCGGCATCGCGCCTGGGCGGCTGGAGACGCTTTTCCGCCGCTTCGAGCGCGCCGTGCCGGTGCGGCACTACGGCGGGCTGGGCCTGGGGCTGTACCGGCTGCGCCGCATCGTGGAGGCCCACGGTGGCGGCGTGTCGGTGGACAGCGCCCCGGGCGAGGGCGCCACGTTCCGCGTGCGCCTGCCGCGTGAGGGGCCGCCCGCCGCGCGGGACTGA
- a CDS encoding Z1 domain-containing protein, whose amino-acid sequence MDSDLIGLHEIAMAAGVTPSAVVNWRKRFVDFPSPVVELKSGPVFRAVQIYAWLEKRQRKELGSATRLYDQLAAKRNDDASLISKIEEAAHKLADENTSVRSPGMLLGKIQSGKTRAFLGIIARCFDLGYELAVVLTKGTTSLARQTLMRIKKDFADFIQTDEVQVYDVMSLPNLTPYELNQKLILVVKKEDDNMSRLIESVEVKYPVLKNKRLLIVDDEADFTSVSYKKKDGVVGVGKIYGQIDYLRNLVEKSDFLQVTATPYALYLQPEEGIVEAGVQLFKPLRPKFTVVLPVHDSYVGGDYYFEKSTEPDSPAYYFYREVPLEEREALKKEDRRRIKIENVLTEKRVAVLRDAVLTFMVGGTVRRLQSMSNKERPQKYSFLFHTEQARSSHDWQEEIATAIRDGLVSEAAEDSPLFNEIMLRAFSDLKRSIQLADSLTPSFEDVKGEVVRALVEGQMMITKVNSDKDVEELLDEDGQLKLRTPFNIFIGGQILDRGITIRNLIVFYYGRSPKRFQQDTVLQHSRMYGARSMADLAVTRFYAPQHVYQVMRKIHAFDVALREAFESGAHDRGVYFIQKDARGVVVPCSPNKLMFSEVTSVRPGRRMLPVGFQTVSKTAGAKRLASLDARVRELVGDGNIGPVLVGVQDAAELLGLAYENLEFERAEEDPRKAHAAALEHLSRTCKDSEMVGKVWLLVSRDRDVARYREEGRFSNAPDTKQQTELALAKAEHVPVLMLLRQNGDEKRGWRNLPFWWPVIVPPKTAVTSIFASDVPSRS is encoded by the coding sequence ATGGACTCTGACTTGATTGGGCTGCATGAGATCGCGATGGCTGCCGGAGTTACACCTTCGGCCGTGGTGAATTGGCGAAAGCGGTTCGTCGACTTCCCTTCGCCTGTTGTCGAATTGAAATCAGGGCCTGTTTTTCGGGCAGTGCAGATCTACGCTTGGCTTGAAAAGCGTCAGCGGAAGGAACTCGGGTCCGCGACTCGATTGTATGACCAGTTGGCCGCCAAGCGTAACGATGATGCCAGTCTGATCTCGAAGATTGAAGAAGCCGCGCACAAGCTGGCTGATGAGAACACCTCCGTCCGGAGCCCTGGTATGTTGCTTGGAAAAATCCAGAGCGGAAAGACAAGGGCATTTCTTGGAATTATAGCCAGGTGTTTTGATCTTGGTTACGAGCTTGCCGTCGTGCTTACGAAGGGCACCACGTCACTTGCACGCCAGACCTTGATGCGAATTAAAAAGGACTTTGCTGACTTCATTCAGACGGACGAGGTGCAGGTTTATGATGTGATGTCCCTTCCGAATTTGACGCCGTACGAGCTGAATCAGAAGCTGATTTTGGTTGTAAAAAAAGAAGACGACAATATGTCGCGCCTGATTGAGTCGGTTGAAGTGAAGTATCCAGTCTTGAAAAACAAGCGACTGCTGATTGTGGACGACGAGGCGGATTTTACGTCTGTTAGTTACAAGAAGAAGGATGGCGTTGTAGGGGTGGGGAAAATTTATGGTCAGATTGACTACCTCCGGAACCTTGTCGAGAAGTCCGATTTCTTGCAAGTGACGGCAACGCCATATGCGCTCTATCTTCAGCCGGAGGAAGGCATTGTCGAGGCCGGTGTTCAGTTGTTTAAGCCACTGAGGCCCAAGTTTACAGTCGTTCTGCCTGTGCATGACAGCTATGTCGGGGGAGATTATTATTTCGAAAAAAGTACGGAGCCGGACTCGCCCGCCTATTATTTTTATCGTGAGGTCCCTCTCGAAGAGCGAGAGGCATTGAAGAAGGAAGACCGACGAAGGATTAAGATTGAAAATGTATTGACGGAAAAGCGCGTGGCTGTGCTGCGCGATGCTGTTTTGACATTTATGGTGGGGGGGACCGTTAGGCGTCTGCAGTCAATGTCGAATAAGGAGCGTCCGCAAAAATATAGCTTCTTGTTTCATACCGAACAGGCCAGGAGTTCTCATGACTGGCAAGAGGAGATTGCTACTGCGATTCGTGATGGATTGGTGTCCGAAGCAGCGGAAGACAGTCCTTTGTTTAATGAGATCATGCTCCGGGCATTTTCGGACCTGAAGCGGTCTATTCAACTTGCGGACTCCTTGACTCCCAGTTTTGAGGATGTGAAAGGGGAAGTGGTCAGGGCCCTTGTTGAAGGGCAGATGATGATTACTAAAGTTAACTCAGATAAGGATGTGGAAGAACTCCTGGATGAGGATGGGCAGCTCAAGCTCCGAACGCCATTTAATATCTTTATCGGAGGGCAGATTCTGGATCGTGGAATTACAATTAGGAACTTGATTGTGTTTTACTATGGGCGTAGTCCCAAGCGCTTTCAGCAGGATACGGTGCTGCAGCATTCGCGCATGTATGGTGCGCGTTCGATGGCGGATTTGGCGGTGACGCGTTTTTATGCGCCCCAACATGTGTATCAGGTGATGCGAAAGATACATGCTTTTGATGTTGCCTTGCGAGAGGCGTTTGAGTCGGGGGCTCACGACCGTGGGGTTTATTTTATTCAAAAGGATGCGAGAGGAGTTGTTGTTCCTTGTTCGCCGAATAAGCTTATGTTTTCGGAGGTTACTAGTGTCCGGCCCGGGCGACGCATGCTGCCGGTTGGGTTTCAGACGGTCTCGAAGACGGCCGGTGCTAAGCGCCTCGCTAGTCTCGATGCTCGTGTTCGAGAGCTTGTTGGGGATGGAAATATAGGGCCGGTTTTGGTTGGGGTTCAGGATGCAGCTGAGTTGCTAGGGCTTGCGTATGAGAACCTTGAATTTGAAAGGGCTGAGGAGGATCCTCGAAAGGCACATGCTGCGGCCCTCGAGCACTTGTCTCGGACCTGCAAGGACTCTGAAATGGTAGGGAAGGTGTGGCTGCTTGTTTCTCGGGACCGTGATGTCGCCCGGTACCGAGAAGAGGGGCGGTTCTCTAATGCGCCAGATACAAAACAACAGACAGAGTTGGCGCTTGCTAAGGCCGAACATGTCCCGGTGCTGATGCTGTTGCGGCAGAATGGTGATGAGAAGAGAGGGTGGCGCAATCTTCCATTCTGGTGGCCGGTAATTGTGCCGCCCAAGACAGCTGTGACATCTATCTTTGCATCTGATGTCCCGTCGCGTTCGTAG
- a CDS encoding DoxX family protein, producing the protein MGVLAPIGRLLFSAIFITSGLNHFFQLEALTAVAQASGVPEPHLAVLASGVALVVGGLCVLLGVFARLGAAAIAIFLLCAAFMVHRFWLVPDPVQAQDQLIHFMKNLSMAGGALFIVYCGPGPFSLRGRKKSEGLGSGRLGMPLRP; encoded by the coding sequence ATGGGCGTGCTCGCGCCGATTGGCCGGCTACTTTTCTCGGCCATCTTCATCACCAGCGGCCTGAACCACTTCTTCCAGTTGGAGGCGCTGACGGCCGTGGCCCAGGCGTCCGGCGTGCCCGAGCCGCACCTGGCGGTGCTGGCGTCGGGCGTGGCGCTGGTGGTGGGCGGCCTGTGTGTGCTGCTGGGCGTCTTCGCTCGCCTGGGCGCGGCGGCCATCGCCATCTTCCTGCTGTGCGCCGCCTTCATGGTCCACCGGTTCTGGCTCGTGCCAGACCCGGTGCAGGCGCAGGATCAGCTCATCCACTTCATGAAGAACCTCTCCATGGCGGGCGGCGCGCTGTTCATCGTGTACTGCGGACCCGGACCCTTCAGCCTCCGGGGGCGCAAGAAGTCAGAGGGGCTGGGCAGCGGCCGGTTGGGCATGCCGCTGCGGCCTTGA
- a CDS encoding sensor histidine kinase has protein sequence MTPSPPAATPLLEPDSRARLNLEWLLRLRWGLLLGQTLVIGAAAYGLELGLPLPVLGALLGLEGLTNLAVRAWLSRDLPVTEGTLGKLMLWDTLVLTGLLALSGGTHNPFTTLYLVNVALATVLLPARWMWGLFGFTLMAFGSLFVLQDVELPAGLSRPDHAELMRLHINGMWVAFAVAAGFIVYFIQRVTRALGAREQELAQARALHARREKVASLATLAAGAAHELSTPLSTIAVVAKEVERALATAGTSESVREDLRLIRQQVDRCRDVLVQMSADAGQTTGEPFHPVPLGRLVEDMLAELHGAERVRVQLPTEAREWRVHGPPRALARVLRGLVKNALQASQTPRTVELRVQARGAGALLEVQDAGTGMAAEVLSRAGEPFFTTKPPGEGMGLGLFLARTLVEQLGGSLELRSTPGQGTTASLALPVTEPHAAPELAS, from the coding sequence ATGACGCCTTCGCCCCCCGCCGCCACACCCCTCCTCGAGCCTGACTCCCGGGCCCGCCTCAACCTGGAGTGGCTGCTGCGCCTGCGCTGGGGCTTGCTGCTGGGCCAGACGCTCGTCATTGGCGCGGCGGCCTACGGGCTGGAGCTCGGACTGCCCTTGCCGGTGCTGGGCGCGTTGCTGGGCCTGGAGGGCCTGACCAACCTGGCGGTGCGCGCCTGGCTGTCGCGGGATTTGCCAGTGACGGAGGGCACCCTCGGCAAGCTGATGCTGTGGGACACGCTGGTGCTCACGGGCCTGCTGGCCCTGAGCGGCGGCACCCACAATCCCTTCACCACGCTCTACCTGGTGAACGTGGCGCTGGCCACGGTGCTGCTCCCCGCGCGGTGGATGTGGGGGCTGTTCGGCTTCACGCTGATGGCCTTCGGCTCGCTCTTCGTGCTTCAGGATGTGGAGCTGCCGGCGGGGTTGTCGCGGCCGGACCACGCGGAGCTGATGCGGCTGCACATCAACGGCATGTGGGTGGCCTTCGCCGTGGCCGCGGGCTTCATCGTCTACTTCATCCAGCGCGTCACGCGGGCGCTCGGCGCGCGAGAGCAGGAGCTGGCCCAGGCGCGCGCGCTGCATGCACGGAGGGAGAAGGTGGCCTCGCTGGCGACGCTGGCCGCGGGCGCCGCGCACGAGCTGTCCACGCCGCTGTCCACCATCGCCGTGGTGGCCAAGGAAGTGGAGCGCGCGCTGGCCACGGCGGGCACCTCCGAATCCGTGCGCGAGGACCTGCGCCTCATCCGCCAGCAGGTGGACCGCTGCCGCGACGTGCTGGTGCAGATGTCCGCCGACGCGGGGCAGACGACGGGCGAACCCTTCCACCCCGTGCCCCTGGGCCGGCTGGTGGAGGACATGCTCGCGGAGCTCCACGGCGCGGAGCGCGTGCGCGTCCAATTGCCCACCGAGGCCCGGGAGTGGCGTGTCCACGGCCCACCGCGCGCCCTGGCCCGGGTGCTGCGCGGGTTGGTGAAGAACGCGCTCCAGGCATCGCAGACGCCGCGCACCGTGGAGCTGCGTGTGCAGGCGCGCGGAGCGGGCGCGCTGCTCGAGGTCCAGGACGCGGGCACGGGGATGGCGGCGGAGGTGTTGTCTCGCGCCGGGGAGCCGTTCTTCACCACCAAGCCGCCGGGAGAAGGCATGGGCCTGGGGCTCTTCCTGGCGCGCACGCTGGTGGAACAACTGGGCGGCTCGCTGGAGCTGCGCTCGACACCGGGACAGGGCACCACGGCGAGCCTCGCGCTGCCGGTGACGGAGCCCCACGCCGCGCCGGAGCTGGCGTCATGA
- a CDS encoding response regulator, with protein sequence MQPLQTLLVVDDDLDIRDALQDVFELEGYAVLLAADGLEALAQLRQVESMPDLILLDLMMPRMDGFAFREALRQNTSFNRIPVLVASADLDVKGAAEGLGVAGWLRKPLDLRELLNAVKKLSHLPN encoded by the coding sequence GTGCAACCGCTTCAAACACTGCTGGTCGTCGACGACGACCTGGACATCCGAGACGCGCTTCAAGACGTGTTCGAGCTGGAAGGCTACGCCGTCCTCCTCGCCGCGGACGGGCTGGAGGCCCTCGCGCAGCTCCGTCAGGTGGAGTCCATGCCGGACCTCATCCTGTTGGACCTGATGATGCCGCGCATGGACGGCTTCGCCTTCCGGGAGGCGCTGCGTCAAAACACGAGCTTCAACCGCATCCCCGTCCTGGTCGCCAGCGCGGACCTGGACGTGAAGGGCGCGGCGGAGGGCCTGGGCGTCGCCGGCTGGCTGCGCAAGCCCCTGGACCTGCGCGAGCTGCTCAACGCCGTGAAGAAGCTCAGCCACCTTCCCAACTGA